One genomic segment of Clostridium saccharoperbutylacetonicum N1-4(HMT) includes these proteins:
- a CDS encoding effector binding domain-containing protein — MELQTISQVSKAFKISTRTLRYYEEIGLIESLKKEGYAYRTYDDGVIKRLKQILVLRKLRLSLKEIEQILKNNEISYAVEVLNDKLEELNDDINALDNVKNAMLMFIDKLKVINEKNMLEKVLDDETLIQTVLAMADINKSFIAKKVGMEDLKMANNILDILKNVRIVYLPPIKVASICAYGKEPEDMAMKILLEFIEKSELLKYKPDAKLYGFNNPGEQDSEGNYGYEYWITIPDDFEVMGPLEKKRLAGGMYGAHCIKFGNFSEWQQLEKWANNNDEYELDYNREPGGMCGYLEEHMNVYEYFTTLDSKEKRFQQIDLLIPLKAKNR, encoded by the coding sequence ATGGAACTGCAGACCATTAGTCAAGTATCTAAGGCATTTAAAATTTCAACAAGAACATTAAGATATTATGAAGAGATTGGATTAATCGAGAGTTTAAAAAAAGAAGGTTATGCGTATAGAACATATGATGATGGTGTTATAAAAAGACTTAAGCAAATTCTGGTTTTGAGAAAGCTTAGATTGTCATTGAAAGAAATTGAACAGATATTAAAAAACAACGAAATATCGTATGCGGTAGAAGTCTTAAACGATAAATTGGAAGAATTAAACGATGATATTAATGCTCTTGATAATGTGAAAAATGCGATGTTAATGTTCATTGATAAATTAAAGGTTATAAATGAAAAAAATATGCTTGAAAAGGTATTAGATGATGAAACCCTTATTCAAACTGTTTTAGCTATGGCTGATATAAATAAATCATTTATTGCAAAGAAAGTAGGAATGGAGGATTTGAAAATGGCTAATAATATATTGGATATATTAAAAAATGTAAGAATAGTATACTTACCACCTATAAAAGTTGCTTCAATTTGTGCATATGGGAAAGAACCTGAAGATATGGCAATGAAAATATTATTGGAATTTATAGAGAAAAGTGAATTATTAAAATATAAACCAGATGCAAAGCTTTATGGTTTTAATAACCCAGGAGAACAAGATTCTGAAGGAAACTATGGATATGAATATTGGATTACGATACCAGATGATTTTGAAGTAATGGGGCCATTAGAAAAAAAGAGATTAGCTGGAGGAATGTATGGTGCTCACTGTATTAAATTTGGGAATTTTAGCGAATGGCAGCAATTAGAGAAATGGGCAAATAATAATGATGAGTATGAACTGGATTATAATAGAGAGCCAGGAGGAATGTGTGGCTATCTTGAAGAGCATATGAATGTGTATGAATATTTTACTACACTGGATTCAAAAGAAAAGAGGTTTCAGCAAATAGATTTATTAATACCATTAAAGGCAAAAAATAGATAG
- a CDS encoding helix-turn-helix domain-containing protein, whose translation MKIGEIIRQCRKKENLTQEQVANCLNISAPAVNKWENGISYPDITLLSPLARILKIDVNTLLAFNEELTASEVNKFGKEISEMASKEGYQKAFERGSDLIKQYSSCDDLILRIASILRLFLVTSKLEEKDKYERKIIAWIDLVAASSNEKAASMAKISLAAIYRERKEHEKAQEILDKIPDIELDIEKKIQQALLFESSEKIEEAYGICEDILFKDAQETIAALFLIIRMLLKENKFSEAEEYTERAKKVAEAFDLGEYQKYSFDLYLAKERQDKEKTIELIINMVNEADSMNHIKTRLYRHRKWKSINSWSKDKYENLAKMRIKKDKTLDFVRNDPRIKFLLE comes from the coding sequence ATGAAAATAGGTGAAATTATTAGACAATGTAGAAAGAAAGAAAATCTTACCCAAGAGCAAGTTGCTAATTGTTTAAATATTAGTGCACCAGCAGTTAATAAATGGGAAAATGGAATATCTTATCCAGATATAACGCTTTTATCACCGCTTGCACGAATTTTAAAAATTGATGTTAATACTTTATTAGCCTTTAATGAAGAGTTAACAGCTTCAGAAGTAAATAAATTTGGAAAAGAGATTAGTGAAATGGCATCGAAAGAGGGATACCAAAAGGCTTTTGAAAGAGGCAGTGATTTAATTAAACAATATTCAAGTTGTGATGATTTAATATTAAGAATAGCATCAATATTAAGATTGTTTTTAGTTACATCTAAGCTAGAGGAAAAAGATAAATATGAAAGAAAAATTATTGCTTGGATTGATTTAGTAGCAGCAAGCAGCAATGAAAAAGCAGCATCTATGGCAAAAATATCATTGGCTGCAATATATAGAGAGAGAAAAGAGCATGAAAAAGCTCAAGAAATTTTAGATAAAATTCCAGACATTGAGTTAGACATAGAGAAAAAAATACAACAGGCACTACTATTTGAAAGCAGTGAAAAGATTGAAGAAGCTTATGGAATTTGTGAGGACATACTGTTTAAGGATGCACAAGAAACCATAGCTGCTTTATTTTTAATAATAAGGATGTTATTAAAAGAAAATAAATTTAGTGAAGCAGAAGAATATACAGAGCGAGCTAAAAAAGTAGCTGAAGCATTTGATTTAGGAGAATATCAAAAATATAGTTTTGATTTATATTTAGCAAAGGAAAGGCAGGATAAAGAAAAAACTATAGAACTTATTATAAATATGGTAAATGAAGCTGACAGTATGAATCATATCAAGACAAGGCTATATAGGCATAGGAAATGGAAGTCTATCAATAGTTGGAGCAAAGATAAGTATGAAAACTTAGCCAAAATGAGAATTAAAAAAGATAAAACTCTTGATTTTGTAAGAAATGATCCTAGAATAAAATTTCTGTTAGAATAA
- a CDS encoding aminoglycoside 6-adenylyltransferase — MHKDLELAFNKIVEILKEDKRCKGGWHYGSISRNTEDIYSDYDPVFLVADRDFEEFSKDVPQIITRASDELLIFWGESFNDQYFKNYCSLIRLGNNLHQLDFFIINADYPEEWMCRQHLKGCTSDNIIFDRTGEVTKLLGKGLTTDNYLPDPVRAMDTYWFHAEMLIKYFKRKDIFKLIKNIDILFHSHVDLLLSQYDSLDWGSWESKVKYCVPKDKRSHLKSYFVNAEFKDLEDAVKSSMYLFKQDAEELCEKKGINYPSSISDQIIFYFSKRMDEKE, encoded by the coding sequence ATGCATAAAGATTTAGAATTGGCATTTAATAAAATAGTGGAAATACTAAAAGAAGATAAACGATGTAAAGGTGGATGGCACTACGGATCTATTAGCAGAAATACTGAAGACATTTATTCAGATTATGATCCAGTTTTTTTAGTAGCAGATAGGGATTTTGAAGAATTTTCAAAAGATGTTCCTCAAATTATTACAAGGGCTTCTGATGAACTATTAATTTTTTGGGGTGAAAGTTTTAATGATCAGTACTTCAAAAATTATTGCAGTTTAATTCGCCTTGGAAACAACCTTCATCAATTGGATTTCTTTATAATTAATGCTGATTATCCTGAGGAATGGATGTGTAGACAGCATTTGAAAGGATGTACCAGTGATAATATAATTTTTGATAGAACGGGAGAGGTCACTAAGCTTCTTGGTAAAGGTCTTACAACTGATAACTATTTACCTGATCCTGTACGAGCTATGGATACATATTGGTTCCATGCAGAAATGTTAATAAAATATTTTAAACGAAAGGATATTTTTAAATTAATAAAAAATATTGATATATTGTTTCACTCGCATGTGGATTTATTATTAAGTCAATATGATAGTTTAGATTGGGGTTCATGGGAGAGTAAAGTAAAGTATTGTGTCCCAAAGGACAAGCGAAGTCATTTGAAATCATATTTTGTTAATGCTGAATTTAAAGATTTAGAAGACGCAGTTAAAAGCAGTATGTATTTATTTAAACAGGATGCTGAGGAGTTGTGTGAAAAAAAGGGGATTAATTACCCTAGTTCAATATCAGATCAGATAATTTTTTATTTTAGCAAAAGAATGGATGAAAAGGAATAG
- a CDS encoding VOC family protein, producing the protein MKFKKPMLVVNDMEKSKIFYKDVLRLRVIMDFGANVTLTGGVTLQTKESWKEFIQKDDNEISFNGNNSELYFEEDNFDSFINKLTSINCIEYVHDVYEHKWGQRVVRFYDLDKHIIEVGENLKTVCKRFLDSELNVEETAKRMDVPVKFVQASIK; encoded by the coding sequence ATGAAATTTAAGAAACCTATGTTAGTTGTAAACGATATGGAAAAATCAAAAATATTCTATAAAGATGTTTTAAGATTAAGGGTGATTATGGATTTTGGAGCTAATGTTACTTTAACGGGTGGTGTCACTCTGCAAACAAAAGAAAGTTGGAAAGAATTTATACAGAAAGATGATAATGAAATTAGCTTTAATGGAAATAACTCTGAACTTTATTTTGAAGAAGATAATTTTGACAGCTTTATTAATAAATTAACTTCAATTAATTGCATTGAATATGTACACGATGTTTATGAACATAAATGGGGACAGAGAGTGGTTCGTTTCTATGATTTAGATAAGCATATCATTGAAGTTGGTGAAAATTTGAAAACTGTATGTAAGCGTTTTTTGGATAGTGAACTAAATGTTGAAGAAACTGCAAAAAGAATGGATGTCCCAGTTAAGTTTGTTCAAGCCAGTATAAAGTAA
- a CDS encoding PIG-L deacetylase family protein: protein MMKNQSILLIYAHPDDETVFTGGTIPKYVANGVDVYLVSATRGECGKTSGLCTQEQLAITREQELRKVAQILGIKEVDFLGYTDKNLNKVNKIEITHRIANIIRNICPKVIITFGPDGATGHEDHKAIHDFAVEAVEIAGNERVFELKNKPFKVPRVYYVSLIQKIRDNWGIREKAPEPDTIINFRSFSSVKLKALKCHRTQALTINKFLNLSDEILPCFLEQETFKLAKEYSLIKSTGGEDLISEN, encoded by the coding sequence ATGATGAAGAATCAATCTATTTTACTTATATATGCTCATCCAGATGATGAAACAGTTTTTACTGGGGGAACTATACCTAAATATGTAGCTAATGGTGTAGATGTCTATTTAGTATCTGCTACAAGAGGAGAATGTGGTAAAACATCTGGTCTGTGTACTCAAGAACAACTTGCTATTACACGTGAACAAGAATTAAGAAAAGTTGCCCAAATACTGGGGATTAAAGAAGTAGATTTTCTTGGATATACAGATAAAAATTTAAATAAAGTTAATAAAATAGAAATAACCCATAGAATTGCAAATATTATACGTAATATTTGCCCTAAAGTAATTATTACATTTGGTCCTGATGGTGCTACGGGACATGAAGATCATAAAGCTATACATGATTTTGCGGTTGAGGCTGTAGAGATAGCTGGAAATGAAAGAGTCTTTGAATTGAAAAATAAGCCGTTCAAAGTACCAAGAGTGTATTACGTGTCTCTTATTCAAAAGATAAGAGACAATTGGGGAATTAGAGAAAAAGCACCTGAGCCTGATACAATAATAAATTTTAGATCATTTTCAAGTGTAAAATTGAAGGCTTTAAAATGTCATAGAACTCAAGCGCTAACCATAAATAAGTTTTTAAATCTAAGCGATGAAATATTGCCTTGTTTTCTTGAACAGGAAACTTTTAAGTTAGCAAAAGAGTATAGCTTAATTAAAAGCACAGGTGGAGAAGACTTAATCAGTGAAAATTGA
- a CDS encoding GNAT family N-acetyltransferase produces the protein MITGYYISKDKSKLQMDMVKDLLKQTYWAADRPEETIIKSIQNSMCYGIFENNGTQVGFARIITDYATTYYLCDVIIDKKHRANGLGKALIEFVTNDVDLKNLRGLLLTKDAHGLYKQYGFEREREKFMQKPILL, from the coding sequence ATGATAACAGGATATTACATTAGCAAAGACAAATCAAAATTACAGATGGATATGGTAAAGGATTTATTAAAACAAACATATTGGGCAGCTGATCGTCCAGAAGAAACTATAATTAAATCAATTCAGAATTCCATGTGTTATGGAATTTTCGAAAACAATGGGACTCAAGTTGGCTTTGCAAGGATTATTACAGATTATGCTACTACTTATTATCTATGCGATGTTATTATTGACAAAAAACATAGGGCGAATGGGTTAGGAAAAGCACTTATTGAATTTGTTACTAATGATGTTGATTTGAAAAATTTGCGTGGGTTATTGCTTACAAAGGATGCACATGGATTATATAAACAATATGGCTTCGAAAGAGAGAGAGAAAAATTTATGCAAAAGCCTATACTGTTATAA
- a CDS encoding MBL fold metallo-hydrolase: MKLKVLVDNNTYIDQYYCGEPAVSYYIEDGDTKLLLDVGYSDLFIKNAYELGVNLNDINTIIISHGHDDHTRGLQYYFKENDRKNINVIAHPDAFKEKMNGNLKICSPILQEELKEKCNLILSKEPARISGNMIFLGEIPQSNNFEKRKAIGKQINGETTLDDYVMDDTAIVYKCNNGIYIITGCSHSGICNIVEYAKQVCNEDRVLGIIGGFHLFEVNEQVKNTVNYLKQNNIKELYPCHCTSFAVKAEIHKEIPVKEVGVGLEIHW; encoded by the coding sequence TTGAAATTAAAAGTTTTAGTAGATAACAACACTTATATTGATCAATATTACTGTGGAGAACCGGCTGTTTCTTATTATATTGAAGATGGAGATACAAAATTATTATTAGATGTAGGATATTCTGACTTATTTATTAAGAATGCATATGAGTTAGGTGTAAATTTAAATGACATAAATACTATTATTATTTCACATGGTCATGATGATCATACAAGAGGACTACAATATTACTTCAAAGAAAATGATAGAAAAAATATTAATGTTATTGCTCATCCAGATGCTTTTAAAGAAAAAATGAATGGAAACTTAAAAATTTGTTCTCCTATTTTACAGGAGGAATTAAAAGAGAAATGCAATTTGATTCTTTCAAAAGAACCTGCAAGAATAAGTGGAAATATGATTTTTTTAGGAGAAATCCCTCAAAGCAACAATTTTGAAAAGAGGAAAGCTATTGGTAAGCAAATCAATGGGGAAACGACTTTAGATGATTATGTAATGGATGATACAGCCATTGTATATAAATGTAATAATGGAATCTATATTATTACAGGATGTTCCCACAGCGGAATTTGCAATATAGTTGAGTATGCAAAACAAGTTTGTAATGAAGATAGAGTTTTAGGTATTATAGGTGGCTTTCATTTATTTGAAGTAAATGAGCAAGTGAAGAATACAGTAAATTATCTAAAACAAAATAACATAAAAGAACTATATCCTTGCCACTGTACATCTTTTGCTGTTAAAGCAGAAATACATAAAGAAATACCAGTTAAAGAAGTTGGAGTTGGATTAGAAATACATTGGTAA
- a CDS encoding C45 family autoproteolytic acyltransferase/hydolase: protein MKKTKSYLKNFVGTSYEVGTKIGNWVLAQPNLLKKVILPPKAYPQSKLTEIFNLLDQYSSGVNKEIKGFADIIGISKEQAVFYAMTYLERGCSLMSAASNKTDFGHTLMARNYDFNDEMEEMCFAYTAISGKYSHIGSTLNLFGRCDGMNEHGLAACKASNGLPVGNFEGGQKAGVTGFSFWVVIRSILENCKNVEEAISWAMDAPIGYNINLMLADSSNNIALLQCINGHKAYRILHKDSEQNFLISTNHTVLQEVKPYEKMIIENSVIRYKTIEKMFSEKEKVSANDLKNILSTSYPQGLCCHYYPEFFGTLRSMLFDTTDKKIETTFGSPKANDWKTFMVEKLQEEEVIVNLPCEKAEKDFYNITY from the coding sequence ATGAAGAAAACTAAGTCATATTTAAAGAATTTTGTAGGAACAAGTTATGAAGTTGGTACAAAGATTGGAAATTGGGTTTTAGCACAGCCTAATTTATTGAAAAAGGTGATTTTACCACCAAAGGCTTATCCTCAAAGTAAATTAACAGAAATATTCAATTTGCTTGACCAATATAGCAGTGGTGTAAATAAGGAAATAAAAGGTTTTGCAGATATAATTGGAATTTCAAAAGAGCAAGCTGTTTTTTATGCTATGACATATTTAGAGCGTGGATGCAGTTTGATGTCTGCAGCTTCAAACAAAACTGATTTTGGACACACTTTGATGGCACGAAACTATGACTTTAATGATGAAATGGAAGAAATGTGTTTTGCATATACAGCTATTAGTGGAAAGTATAGTCATATTGGTTCTACTCTCAACTTATTTGGTAGATGTGATGGAATGAATGAGCATGGGTTAGCAGCTTGTAAAGCTAGTAATGGATTGCCAGTTGGTAACTTTGAAGGAGGACAAAAAGCAGGTGTGACTGGTTTCTCTTTTTGGGTTGTTATAAGAAGTATTTTAGAAAATTGTAAAAATGTTGAGGAAGCTATTTCTTGGGCAATGGATGCACCTATTGGCTATAACATAAATTTAATGCTTGCAGATAGTAGCAATAATATTGCACTATTGCAGTGTATAAATGGTCATAAAGCATATCGGATTTTGCATAAGGACTCTGAGCAAAATTTTTTAATTTCTACAAATCACACTGTTTTACAGGAAGTAAAGCCATATGAAAAGATGATTATTGAAAATTCAGTAATTCGTTATAAAACAATAGAAAAAATGTTTTCTGAAAAAGAAAAAGTATCAGCAAATGACTTGAAGAATATACTTTCAACCTCTTATCCACAAGGATTGTGTTGTCATTATTATCCTGAGTTTTTTGGGACTTTACGTTCTATGTTGTTTGATACAACTGATAAAAAAATAGAAACGACATTTGGTTCGCCAAAAGCAAATGATTGGAAAACTTTTATGGTAGAAAAATTACAAGAAGAAGAAGTTATTGTAAATCTTCCATGTGAAAAGGCAGAAAAAGATTTTTACAATATTACTTATTAA
- a CDS encoding AraC family transcriptional regulator yields MKDKQIIGRAIIFIETNLYEPLTVESVANAVSYSYYHFHRYFQAVMGETIGNYIRSRRLTQAASELIYSNKKILDIAISLYFESAESFTRAFRKRYGITPTEYRKNGVDRLIGCHQPIEINKIAELDYSNLSPEIVMLEPKYIAGFRFCMSIENNNTINMWEKLNAQLVKQNYISMNNNRYSIYETGDTCSQNTFNKNSEATLFIGIETTPDNHVPKGMKLKEISGGKYSKFIHKGTVENLIYTYYYIWGIWLPNSNFQLDDRDDLECYTEKFLGAENEASQIEIYFPLK; encoded by the coding sequence TTGAAGGATAAGCAAATCATTGGAAGAGCAATTATATTTATTGAAACAAATTTGTATGAGCCTTTGACTGTAGAATCAGTTGCTAATGCAGTTTCTTATTCTTACTATCATTTTCATCGTTATTTTCAAGCAGTTATGGGAGAAACTATTGGCAATTATATTAGAAGCAGAAGATTGACTCAAGCAGCAAGTGAACTTATATATAGCAACAAAAAAATTTTAGATATTGCAATTTCACTATATTTTGAGTCGGCAGAAAGTTTTACAAGAGCTTTTAGAAAGAGGTATGGAATTACACCCACTGAATACAGAAAAAATGGTGTTGATAGGTTGATTGGGTGTCATCAGCCTATTGAAATTAATAAAATAGCAGAATTAGACTATTCGAATCTGTCACCAGAAATAGTGATGCTTGAACCTAAATATATTGCAGGATTTAGATTTTGCATGAGTATTGAGAATAATAACACAATTAATATGTGGGAAAAGCTAAATGCACAATTGGTGAAGCAAAATTATATTTCAATGAATAATAATAGGTATAGTATTTATGAAACAGGTGATACATGCTCCCAAAATACATTTAATAAAAATAGTGAAGCTACTTTATTTATAGGAATTGAAACAACACCTGATAATCATGTCCCAAAAGGTATGAAGTTAAAAGAGATTAGTGGTGGAAAGTATTCTAAATTTATACATAAAGGTACAGTTGAAAATTTGATTTATACTTATTATTATATTTGGGGTATTTGGTTACCTAATAGCAATTTTCAGCTTGATGATAGAGATGATTTAGAATGTTATACAGAAAAATTTTTAGGAGCTGAAAATGAAGCATCGCAAATTGAAATTTATTTTCCATTAAAATAA
- a CDS encoding EFR1 family ferrodoxin (N-terminal region resembles flavodoxins. C-terminal ferrodoxin region binds two 4Fe-4S clusters.): MGEIKKVLVSYYSGTGGVERIAKVLKESLIERKCEVILHSMDLSKFNNYKDQYHDIVKEANLIIVLYAVYAFGAPRPVDRWVENLPKTNKLPVVVVSVSGGGEIWPNTSCRVATIKGIERKGYEVIYEKMMVMPANMLCKVNDDMAMHLINSIPMNINNILEDVFSGKRHRSRFKISTRVLMPITNVEKNAVRNFSKDLMANEVCTGCGWCSSNCPMGNIELKEDKPMFKNNCIMCLRCFYGCPNKAIQNDKVKGLLFKEGFSLKEIEKRMEGKELKPINECCKGLAWIGVKRYLLGRE; encoded by the coding sequence ATGGGAGAAATAAAAAAAGTATTAGTTTCATATTATTCTGGAACTGGTGGAGTTGAAAGAATAGCTAAGGTGCTTAAAGAAAGTTTAATTGAAAGAAAATGTGAAGTAATACTGCATTCTATGGACCTTTCAAAATTTAATAACTATAAAGACCAATATCATGATATTGTGAAGGAAGCTAACCTCATTATTGTTTTATATGCAGTTTATGCCTTTGGGGCACCTAGACCTGTGGATAGATGGGTAGAAAATTTGCCAAAAACAAATAAATTACCTGTAGTTGTTGTTTCAGTATCTGGTGGAGGAGAGATTTGGCCAAATACATCATGTAGAGTAGCAACTATAAAAGGAATAGAAAGGAAAGGTTATGAGGTCATTTATGAAAAAATGATGGTTATGCCTGCAAATATGCTTTGTAAAGTAAATGATGATATGGCAATGCATCTTATTAATAGTATACCTATGAATATTAATAATATCTTAGAAGATGTTTTTTCAGGTAAAAGGCATAGAAGCAGATTTAAAATTAGTACAAGAGTTTTGATGCCGATAACAAATGTTGAGAAAAACGCTGTAAGAAATTTTTCAAAAGACCTTATGGCAAATGAAGTGTGTACTGGTTGTGGCTGGTGTTCTTCAAATTGTCCAATGGGGAATATAGAACTTAAAGAGGATAAGCCTATGTTTAAAAATAATTGTATAATGTGTTTAAGATGTTTTTATGGATGTCCTAATAAAGCTATTCAAAATGATAAAGTAAAAGGTTTATTATTTAAGGAAGGCTTTAGTCTTAAAGAAATTGAAAAGAGAATGGAAGGAAAAGAGCTTAAACCAATTAATGAGTGTTGTAAAGGGCTTGCATGGATTGGTGTAAAGAGATATTTGTTAGGAAGAGAATAA
- a CDS encoding HAMP domain-containing sensor histidine kinase: MNSKKPLKPLFISSIIIFVIMLISTIISFSLNNYFNLVPIQTSTSVIWPIINIYLVSLIIGIFVVAIVGRIILLPILKISSALMEVAKGNFNIKINKEEHLVKELQNMSHNFNIMVGELNNIETFRNDFIANVSHEFKTPIASIDGYTMLLQDNTLTEETRNEYIEKILGNTKRLSNLVYTILQISKLENQGIITEKSNFKLDEQFRQTLLFLEPKWSAKNIDLDISLDEAIFYGNEELLSQVWVNILDNAIKFTPHNGLITCTLRHSSDWITITISDTGIGMTQEVKKHIFDKFYQGDKSHSSEGNGLGLALVNRIINLCSGIIEVNSELGKGSTFIIKLPC; this comes from the coding sequence ATGAATAGCAAGAAACCTTTAAAGCCATTATTTATTTCTTCAATAATAATTTTTGTGATTATGTTAATATCAACTATAATTTCATTTAGCTTAAATAATTATTTCAATTTAGTTCCTATCCAAACTTCCACTTCAGTAATCTGGCCAATTATTAATATATATCTTGTCAGTTTGATTATTGGAATATTTGTTGTAGCTATCGTAGGAAGAATAATATTACTTCCAATTTTAAAAATTAGTAGTGCTTTAATGGAAGTTGCAAAAGGTAATTTTAATATCAAAATAAACAAAGAAGAGCATCTTGTAAAAGAACTACAAAATATGTCTCACAACTTCAATATCATGGTAGGTGAGCTCAATAATATTGAAACTTTTCGTAATGATTTTATTGCCAATGTTTCTCATGAGTTTAAAACCCCTATTGCTTCTATAGATGGTTATACTATGCTTTTGCAAGATAACACTTTGACAGAAGAAACTAGAAATGAGTATATTGAGAAAATACTTGGAAATACAAAAAGACTATCCAATTTGGTTTATACTATTTTACAAATTTCAAAGTTAGAGAATCAAGGAATTATCACAGAAAAAAGTAACTTTAAATTAGATGAACAGTTTAGGCAAACCTTATTATTTCTAGAGCCAAAATGGTCAGCTAAAAATATTGACCTGGATATTAGCTTAGATGAAGCTATTTTTTATGGAAATGAAGAATTACTGTCGCAAGTATGGGTAAATATATTAGATAATGCAATAAAGTTTACCCCTCATAATGGATTGATTACCTGTACCTTAAGACATTCCTCTGACTGGATTACGATAACCATTTCTGATACAGGTATTGGAATGACACAAGAGGTTAAAAAACATATTTTTGATAAATTTTATCAAGGTGATAAGTCCCATTCTTCTGAGGGTAATGGTTTAGGACTAGCCCTAGTAAATAGAATTATTAACTTATGCTCAGGCATAATAGAAGTTAATAGCGAATTAGGAAAAGGCTCTACCTTTATTATCAAATTGCCTTGTTAA
- a CDS encoding response regulator transcription factor, translated as MFHILIVEDDKELCELFSAVLLKNGYKTTCVNDGIEALNALDKEYIDLILSDIMMPNMDGFELIKSIRDAQFNLPVLMITAKESFQDIKRGFSLGIDDYMIKPINVNEMVLRVGALLRRAKIINEKKQYVGKTLLEYDSLSVIQNGESIVLPQKEFYILYKLASYPKRIFTRQELMDEFWGLDSETDIRTVDVHINRLRDRFRFNDDFEIITVRGLGYKVVHKHE; from the coding sequence ATGTTTCATATTTTAATAGTTGAGGATGATAAGGAACTCTGCGAGTTATTTAGTGCTGTTCTACTTAAAAATGGATATAAAACCACTTGTGTAAATGATGGCATTGAAGCTCTCAATGCTTTAGATAAAGAATATATTGACTTAATTCTTTCTGACATAATGATGCCTAATATGGATGGTTTTGAACTTATTAAATCTATTCGAGATGCGCAATTCAATCTTCCAGTACTTATGATTACAGCTAAAGAAAGTTTTCAAGATATTAAGCGCGGTTTTTCACTTGGAATAGATGATTATATGATTAAGCCTATTAATGTTAATGAAATGGTTCTTAGAGTTGGTGCATTACTTAGAAGAGCAAAAATTATAAACGAAAAAAAGCAATATGTTGGCAAAACCTTATTAGAATATGATTCTTTATCTGTAATTCAAAATGGTGAATCAATCGTACTCCCCCAAAAAGAATTCTATATTCTATATAAATTAGCCTCTTATCCAAAGCGTATCTTCACAAGACAAGAACTTATGGATGAATTTTGGGGACTTGATTCAGAAACAGATATTAGGACAGTAGATGTTCACATTAATAGACTTAGAGATCGTTTTAGGTTTAATGATGATTTTGAAATAATAACTGTAAGGGGTCTTGGATATAAGGTGGTGCATAAACATGAATAG